The proteins below are encoded in one region of Bacteroidota bacterium:
- the smc gene encoding chromosome segregation protein SMC produces MKLNTLEIKGFKSFGDKCTIHFDKGVTAIVGPNGSGKSNVVDAMRWVLGEQKTRMLRSEKMDNIIFNGTRTRNPANLAEVSLTFENTKNVLAVEYSTVTITRKLYRDGESEYYLNNVQCRLKDITDLFLDTGIGPDSYSIIELKMVDEILNDKHNTISQLLEEAAGVSKYKIRKKQTLAKLNETDNDLNRVNDLMFEIEKSLKQLEQQAKKAEKFERLKGEYKDYSIALSLFTIKNYKQTFIELQQNETTYQDEKTKLAAQIDTLEAALQQRKTEAIEKERTLSTSQKQFNEKIVEVNQAENSKNSIQDKLNNLLQRANILQTQNREDESAIMYLENEIATLHDKKIAADEKLITQKAELEKLKTNVDELRQQFALSQEDLKELNEKIFKTRQDLNAHETRIAVNQARFTSLNDELLRINQQNQLSLQKLTDVEGEFTSQQSQKTSLEQKVLQLKEQKKNAEQLQKQSQDELKELNAKLLDQSRAADKKQNEYNITKNLLEQMDGYPASIKYLKTQHEKSKRAPLLSDIISCKENYKIAIENYLEPYLNYFVADYTNDAIEALNMLKESSNGRAHFFVLDNFANEAIVVPTCPAGCLRALDLVEFESKYENIFRYLLGHVFILEENVSITEVENSSEKRVVYLLQNGSLVKQRYSYNGGSVGLFDGKRTGKLKNLQDMETLLQKMHTAIDELQKEVRSKETSVTQNTNELREVSIALSAAEVDYSKVSATVTSLSNNKNFLQSGIDSFTKTIEKLESEIRVLTASDDGAENTNSFSDEIRKALNEMMDSQKLQQEKVTSLQHQSSEASQNFNQHNILCIQQQNLCENLGRDSEIKKNQLEGVNKRKESNTLEFNSTQELSSQLKMELEVQTEALVALLAEKNVMEQGLGEQENAYFGWKSTIDGDEKQVHELRKQKEDKDHRVQQVHDKINELKLSLNSLKERLSLEFEANLNELLEMDPDEQLEEVELIAKVEKIKKQISDFGPVNPMALEQFKEIKERHDFILKEQEDLRNAKISLLNTIAEIDQSAHEKYTEAFTKVRENFITVFRSLFREEDKCDLILTDPANPLESDVTIIAQPKGKKPLTIQQLSGGEKTLTATALLFGIYLLKPAPFCIFDEVDAPLDDNNIDKFINIIKKFSDDTQFIIITHNKKTMTATDVIYGITMIDQGITQVVPVDIREFEEV; encoded by the coding sequence ATGAAATTAAACACTTTAGAAATTAAAGGCTTCAAAAGTTTTGGAGACAAATGCACCATCCATTTCGATAAAGGAGTAACTGCCATAGTTGGACCAAACGGTTCAGGAAAATCGAATGTAGTAGATGCCATGCGTTGGGTACTAGGCGAGCAAAAAACCCGAATGCTGCGAAGCGAAAAAATGGATAATATTATTTTCAATGGAACCCGCACTCGCAACCCGGCTAATCTGGCCGAGGTTTCCTTAACTTTTGAAAATACCAAAAATGTATTGGCTGTAGAATATAGCACTGTAACCATCACACGAAAATTGTACCGCGATGGCGAAAGCGAATATTATCTTAACAATGTGCAATGTCGCTTGAAAGATATTACCGATTTGTTTTTAGATACAGGCATTGGCCCTGATTCGTATTCGATTATCGAATTGAAGATGGTTGATGAAATATTGAATGACAAGCACAACACCATCAGCCAACTGCTTGAAGAAGCTGCCGGAGTATCAAAGTATAAAATCCGCAAAAAACAAACCCTAGCCAAGCTTAACGAAACCGACAATGATCTGAATCGTGTAAACGATTTGATGTTTGAAATAGAAAAAAGCCTGAAGCAATTGGAACAACAAGCCAAGAAGGCTGAAAAATTTGAAAGGTTAAAAGGTGAATACAAAGATTACAGCATAGCACTTTCTTTATTTACGATAAAGAACTATAAACAAACATTTATAGAGCTGCAACAAAACGAGACCACCTACCAAGACGAAAAAACTAAACTTGCTGCTCAAATTGATACCCTGGAAGCAGCATTGCAACAAAGGAAAACAGAAGCTATCGAAAAAGAGCGTACACTGAGCACCTCACAAAAGCAGTTTAATGAAAAAATTGTAGAGGTTAACCAAGCCGAGAATAGCAAAAACAGCATTCAGGATAAATTGAATAATCTGCTGCAACGTGCCAATATCTTGCAAACACAAAACCGTGAAGATGAATCGGCAATCATGTATCTTGAAAATGAAATTGCGACTCTACATGATAAGAAAATTGCCGCTGACGAAAAACTAATAACTCAAAAGGCGGAGTTAGAAAAGTTGAAAACAAATGTCGATGAATTGCGACAACAGTTTGCCCTATCGCAAGAGGATCTCAAAGAATTGAACGAGAAAATTTTTAAGACCCGTCAGGATTTAAATGCACATGAAACACGCATAGCTGTAAACCAGGCAAGATTCACCTCGCTAAACGATGAGCTCTTGCGTATCAATCAGCAAAATCAGCTTAGCTTGCAAAAGCTTACCGATGTAGAAGGCGAATTCACTTCTCAACAATCGCAAAAAACGTCTCTTGAACAAAAGGTGTTACAACTTAAAGAGCAAAAGAAAAATGCTGAGCAACTGCAAAAACAGAGTCAGGATGAGTTGAAGGAATTGAATGCAAAATTGCTGGATCAATCGAGAGCAGCCGATAAAAAGCAAAACGAATACAACATCACTAAAAACCTGCTAGAACAAATGGATGGCTATCCGGCCTCTATCAAGTATCTTAAAACCCAACACGAAAAATCGAAACGGGCACCGCTGCTTAGCGATATCATAAGTTGTAAAGAAAATTATAAAATAGCCATTGAAAATTACCTCGAGCCTTATTTGAATTATTTTGTTGCCGACTATACAAATGATGCCATTGAGGCATTAAATATGTTGAAAGAATCTTCAAATGGAAGGGCTCATTTTTTTGTGTTAGATAATTTTGCTAATGAAGCCATTGTAGTTCCAACCTGCCCTGCAGGTTGCTTGCGCGCACTGGATTTAGTAGAGTTTGAATCTAAGTATGAAAACATATTCCGCTATCTTCTTGGTCACGTTTTTATTTTAGAAGAAAATGTATCGATAACTGAAGTAGAAAATTCATCTGAAAAAAGGGTGGTGTATCTATTACAAAATGGAAGTCTTGTAAAGCAACGTTACTCCTATAATGGAGGATCGGTAGGATTGTTTGACGGAAAACGTACCGGTAAACTTAAGAACCTGCAAGACATGGAAACATTGCTGCAGAAAATGCATACAGCCATTGACGAATTACAAAAAGAAGTTAGGAGCAAAGAAACAAGTGTAACACAAAATACTAATGAACTGCGCGAAGTATCTATTGCATTGAGTGCTGCCGAAGTAGATTATTCAAAAGTATCTGCTACAGTTACATCATTATCTAACAATAAAAACTTTTTGCAATCGGGCATCGACTCATTTACCAAGACCATAGAAAAACTGGAAAGTGAAATACGTGTGTTGACTGCCTCTGATGATGGTGCCGAAAACACCAATTCATTTAGTGATGAGATAAGAAAGGCACTCAACGAGATGATGGATAGCCAAAAACTGCAACAAGAAAAAGTTACGAGTTTGCAACATCAATCATCCGAAGCTTCGCAAAATTTTAACCAACACAATATACTATGTATACAACAACAGAACCTTTGCGAAAATCTTGGCCGCGATAGTGAGATAAAAAAGAATCAGCTGGAAGGTGTAAACAAACGGAAAGAAAGTAACACCCTTGAATTTAATAGCACGCAGGAGTTGTCATCACAATTGAAAATGGAACTTGAAGTACAGACAGAAGCATTGGTAGCATTATTGGCAGAAAAGAACGTGATGGAACAAGGACTTGGCGAGCAAGAGAATGCATACTTCGGTTGGAAGTCTACGATAGATGGAGATGAAAAACAGGTACATGAATTACGAAAGCAAAAGGAAGATAAAGATCATCGCGTACAACAAGTGCATGATAAAATTAATGAACTTAAGCTTTCGCTTAATTCGCTAAAAGAAAGACTTAGTTTAGAATTTGAAGCCAATCTGAATGAGCTGCTCGAAATGGATCCTGATGAACAGTTGGAGGAAGTAGAATTGATAGCGAAAGTTGAAAAAATAAAAAAGCAGATTTCTGATTTTGGTCCGGTTAATCCGATGGCTTTGGAACAGTTTAAAGAAATTAAGGAGCGTCATGATTTTATTTTAAAAGAACAAGAAGATTTGCGCAATGCCAAAATTTCGTTGTTAAATACCATTGCTGAAATAGATCAAAGTGCACATGAAAAATATACAGAAGCATTCACAAAAGTGCGCGAAAATTTCATAACCGTTTTCCGTAGCCTGTTTCGCGAAGAAGATAAGTGTGACCTAATACTTACCGACCCTGCTAATCCGCTTGAGTCGGATGTGACCATCATAGCACAGCCAAAAGGTAAAAAGCCTTTGACTATACAGCAATTATCGGGTGGAGAAAAAACGCTTACAGCCACTGCATTGTTGTTTGGTATTTATTTATTGAAACCTGCACCGTTTTGTATTTTCGATGAAGTAGATGCCCCGCTTGATGATAATAACATAGACAAGTTCATTAATATCATTAAAAAGTTTAGTGACGACACGCAGTTCATTATTATTACACACAATAAAAAAACAATGACTGCAACCGATGTAATTTATGGCATTACCATGATTGATCAGGGCATTACACAAGTTGTGCCGGTTGATATAAGAGAATTTGAAGAAGTGTAA
- a CDS encoding T9SS type A sorting domain-containing protein, with translation MRKFFVLIILLFNTTVALSQCMDINWINPLPQGNHIVGLQVVSDDTVYCVGEGGTFLRTYDGGQTWFNNRIKYFDLYHINFVTGNVGFACGFGASYGRVYKTQDAGQTWFEVFVTPGPQQALYQVCFIDANTGFTAGWPGGTIYKTTDGGATWSGKASGGTGYIYSLQFITSNRGIAMIANSQVSITNDGGDTWTKQNLPGNPTITAMHFADSLNGFITTSANTDAYKTNDGGNTWTTIAHALPWFRRDVYFTSKDTGYVASSSFDVQVSKTVDGGATWTSQIVATVYNGVQLAFSPGNKDIGYLAASAGKFMKTTDGGATWNSISSGFYNYLYDMQFVGDSTIYVCSSTGFINKSTDLGATWTTLTTGTSKQIKAMHFINDSTGIAIGDLGTVIKTTNSGNTWSSKNGQNSLYQYDIQFINNQLGLLCGAAGLIRRSTNGGDTWNIVSSGVNHLLTKIFMVNADTMYVAADSGRVLRSIDGGQTWVQTFTNNNARITGLHFFNGMYGLCGNDGEYIYRTYDAGQTWTEIYDGWGAPVEQFAFMDEQVGYYLQSDLSNANLLRTADGGDTWTYTDFNIGDELTTLTLHKGELYACGYFGKIVKITPQVLSPVVQPFVACGQGTYTLTVTSTMPVYWFNFPYTNNPVDSGLSFITPFLTTDDTFFVASYDAATQCYSPIMPVVVHLQSLPLVTCGINDTVCNYASPFTLFGGLPQGGVYAGPGVNNNVFDPAQAQFGINSINYTYTDINGCNASAAGTIFVSSCTAIDENTSSGFLIYPAITHDFVFIKSTALHQTNMIVKVLSAEGKICYTPFLNQSSEIDLRSCAPGMYTVVIETANKVFKQRVAKIE, from the coding sequence ATGAGAAAATTTTTTGTTCTGATAATTTTATTGTTTAACACTACGGTTGCACTATCACAATGCATGGATATAAATTGGATAAACCCATTGCCGCAAGGAAACCATATAGTGGGCTTGCAAGTAGTAAGTGACGATACAGTATATTGTGTAGGAGAAGGTGGTACCTTCTTGCGAACATACGATGGTGGGCAGACCTGGTTTAATAATCGAATCAAGTATTTTGATTTGTACCACATTAATTTTGTTACAGGTAATGTTGGCTTTGCATGTGGTTTTGGGGCAAGTTATGGACGTGTATACAAAACACAAGATGCCGGGCAAACCTGGTTTGAAGTATTTGTTACACCCGGCCCGCAACAGGCTTTGTATCAAGTATGTTTTATAGATGCAAATACCGGTTTTACTGCCGGGTGGCCGGGCGGTACCATTTATAAAACTACAGATGGTGGAGCAACATGGTCGGGCAAAGCAAGTGGTGGTACAGGATATATTTACAGCTTACAATTTATAACTTCTAACAGGGGAATTGCAATGATTGCTAATTCACAAGTTAGCATAACTAACGATGGTGGCGATACCTGGACTAAACAAAATCTTCCTGGAAACCCAACTATAACAGCCATGCATTTTGCAGATAGCCTTAATGGTTTTATTACAACTAGTGCCAATACAGATGCTTATAAAACTAATGATGGTGGTAATACATGGACAACAATCGCTCACGCGCTCCCATGGTTTAGGCGCGATGTGTATTTTACTAGTAAAGATACGGGCTATGTTGCAAGTTCAAGTTTCGATGTACAGGTGTCGAAAACAGTGGATGGTGGGGCAACATGGACTTCGCAAATAGTGGCAACGGTGTATAATGGTGTTCAACTGGCCTTCTCGCCAGGAAATAAAGATATTGGATACCTTGCTGCTTCAGCAGGCAAGTTTATGAAGACTACCGATGGAGGAGCAACGTGGAATAGCATTAGCAGTGGCTTTTATAATTACTTATACGATATGCAGTTTGTAGGAGATAGTACGATTTACGTTTGCTCTTCAACCGGCTTTATTAATAAGTCAACCGATTTGGGAGCTACCTGGACTACGCTTACCACCGGCACTTCAAAGCAAATTAAAGCCATGCACTTTATTAATGACTCTACCGGGATAGCCATTGGCGATCTGGGTACGGTTATTAAAACTACTAATTCAGGAAATACCTGGTCATCTAAAAACGGACAAAACAGTTTATATCAATACGATATTCAATTTATTAATAATCAACTTGGCCTGCTATGTGGTGCTGCTGGTTTGATACGCAGAAGTACAAATGGCGGAGACACCTGGAATATAGTTAGCAGTGGTGTGAACCATTTGTTGACTAAAATTTTTATGGTCAATGCTGATACAATGTATGTAGCAGCTGATTCAGGAAGGGTACTTCGATCAATTGATGGAGGGCAAACATGGGTTCAAACGTTTACTAATAATAATGCGCGAATTACCGGCTTGCATTTTTTTAATGGTATGTATGGGCTATGTGGTAACGATGGCGAATATATATATCGGACGTATGATGCCGGACAAACCTGGACAGAAATTTATGATGGATGGGGTGCTCCGGTAGAGCAATTTGCTTTTATGGATGAGCAGGTTGGCTATTACTTGCAAAGCGATTTAAGCAATGCTAACCTGTTACGCACCGCTGATGGTGGAGATACCTGGACTTACACCGACTTTAATATTGGTGATGAATTAACCACCTTAACCTTGCATAAGGGCGAGCTTTATGCGTGTGGTTATTTTGGAAAAATTGTCAAAATTACTCCTCAAGTTTTAAGCCCCGTTGTGCAGCCGTTTGTTGCTTGCGGGCAGGGGACATATACCCTTACCGTTACATCCACTATGCCGGTATACTGGTTCAATTTTCCGTACACGAATAATCCGGTTGATAGCGGCTTAAGTTTTATAACGCCATTTCTTACAACTGACGACACTTTCTTTGTTGCTTCTTACGATGCCGCTACACAATGTTATTCGCCTATTATGCCGGTGGTGGTTCATTTACAATCGTTACCATTAGTAACCTGTGGTATAAACGATACTGTTTGTAATTATGCTTCTCCTTTTACACTGTTTGGTGGTTTGCCTCAAGGCGGAGTATATGCAGGCCCGGGGGTTAACAACAATGTATTTGACCCGGCACAGGCGCAGTTTGGCATTAACAGTATTAACTACACCTATACAGATATTAATGGATGCAATGCAAGTGCAGCAGGAACTATTTTTGTTTCATCATGTACTGCTATAGATGAGAATACTTCTTCCGGTTTTTTAATTTATCCTGCTATTACGCATGATTTTGTTTTCATTAAATCAACTGCTTTACACCAGACTAATATGATAGTAAAAGTATTAAGTGCAGAAGGTAAAATTTGTTATACTCCTTTTCTAAATCAATCATCGGAAATAGATTTGCGTTCATGTGCTCCGGGAATGTATACGGTTGTCATTGAAACTGCAAACAAAGTATTCAAGCAGCGCGTAGCAAAAATCGAATAG
- a CDS encoding PorV/PorQ family protein yields the protein MVAVAGNPDRAGSSGASELLINPFARSAGWCGANSAGVRGLEAQFWNVAGLAFVKKTEIQFNHTQWLKNSEININQFGLAQHVGQSGVIGVSVMSMNFGDIPITTTDLPEGGIGTFSPQFFNLGLSYSKEFSNRIYGGVCLKVISQQIANVKAQGFAFDAGIQYVTGFNADKDNLKFGIALKNVSAPMKYSGDGLAIKGTLNTGAQISLQQKSANFELPSLLNIGASYDFKLAEMHRLTAAANFTGNSFSRNQYALGLEYAFKSLFMLRAGYCYEDDITDSELRTTALTGLNAGVSFEVPFGKGGKSLGLDYGYRATISAFQGTHSIGARLNL from the coding sequence ATGGTAGCTGTGGCGGGCAACCCAGACCGTGCCGGGTCTTCCGGTGCTTCGGAGTTGCTCATTAACCCATTTGCGCGTTCTGCCGGGTGGTGTGGTGCAAACTCTGCAGGTGTTCGTGGTTTAGAGGCCCAATTTTGGAACGTAGCCGGATTAGCATTTGTGAAGAAGACCGAAATTCAATTTAATCATACCCAATGGTTAAAGAATTCCGAAATCAACATAAATCAATTTGGCCTTGCGCAGCATGTAGGACAAAGTGGTGTAATTGGTGTTTCGGTTATGTCGATGAACTTTGGTGATATTCCAATTACAACAACCGATTTACCTGAGGGTGGTATTGGAACCTTCTCGCCACAATTCTTCAATCTTGGATTGTCTTATTCCAAGGAGTTTTCGAATCGTATTTATGGAGGTGTTTGCTTAAAAGTTATTTCACAACAGATTGCCAACGTAAAAGCTCAGGGATTTGCCTTCGATGCAGGTATTCAATACGTTACCGGGTTTAATGCTGACAAGGATAATTTGAAATTTGGTATAGCACTTAAGAATGTTTCGGCCCCTATGAAATATTCAGGTGATGGTTTGGCAATTAAGGGAACATTAAACACCGGTGCTCAAATCAGTTTGCAACAAAAGTCAGCCAATTTTGAATTGCCCTCTTTGCTAAATATTGGAGCATCATATGATTTCAAACTTGCCGAAATGCACCGATTGACTGCTGCAGCTAACTTTACCGGCAATTCATTTAGCCGCAATCAATATGCGTTAGGTTTAGAGTATGCATTCAAAAGTTTGTTTATGCTACGCGCAGGTTATTGCTATGAAGATGATATTACTGATAGCGAATTACGTACTACCGCATTAACTGGTTTAAATGCAGGAGTATCTTTTGAAGTGCCTTTTGGAAAAGGTGGAAAAAGCCTTGGCCTGGATTATGGCTACAGAGCAACCATCAGCGCATTTCAGGGTACACACTCTATTGGAGCACGTTTAAATCTATAG
- the ffh gene encoding signal recognition particle protein, with protein sequence MFENRSDKLDRAFKVLKGQGKISEINIAETVKEVRKALLDADVNYKVAKDFTDRVKQKAMGQNVMLAVSPSQLMVKIVHDELAQLMGGEHSDIDLKSNPCIILMSGLQGSGKTTLSGKLAYYLKTKKQKQPLLVACDVYRPAAIDQLTVLGEQIGVDVYSNRDTNDPVKIALEGIAKARELNKNVVVIDTAGRLAIDTQMMDEIARIKQAIKPTETLFVVDAMTGQDAVNTAKAFNDILNFDGVVLTKLDGDTRGGAALSIRTVVDKPIKFVGTGEKMEALDVFYPSRMADRILGMGDIVSLVERAQEQFDAKEAAELQKKIAKDKFNFNDFVQQLQQIKKMGNMKDLVGMIPGMGKALKDVEIDNKAFDKIEAIIKSMTPYERENPDQISGSRRKRIAGGSGNDIAEVNKLLKQFEETRKMMKAFTTGNMKGMAQNMKPRR encoded by the coding sequence ATGTTTGAGAATCGCTCCGATAAATTAGACCGGGCCTTTAAAGTACTTAAGGGTCAGGGAAAAATTTCAGAAATAAATATAGCCGAAACCGTAAAGGAAGTTCGGAAAGCGTTGCTCGATGCTGATGTTAATTATAAAGTTGCCAAAGATTTTACAGATAGGGTAAAGCAAAAGGCAATGGGGCAAAATGTAATGCTTGCTGTTTCTCCCTCTCAGTTGATGGTTAAAATTGTACACGATGAGCTAGCGCAATTAATGGGTGGTGAGCATTCAGATATTGATTTGAAATCCAATCCATGTATAATTCTGATGAGCGGATTGCAAGGTTCGGGTAAGACTACCTTGAGCGGCAAGCTGGCGTATTATCTGAAAACAAAGAAGCAGAAACAGCCATTGCTTGTGGCATGTGATGTATATCGCCCTGCTGCAATTGACCAGCTTACCGTACTTGGCGAACAAATTGGTGTAGACGTATATAGTAACCGAGACACAAACGATCCGGTTAAAATAGCCCTAGAAGGTATTGCAAAAGCCAGGGAGTTAAACAAGAACGTAGTTGTAATTGATACAGCAGGTCGTTTAGCAATTGACACCCAAATGATGGATGAAATTGCACGCATTAAGCAAGCGATAAAGCCCACCGAAACATTATTTGTTGTAGACGCAATGACCGGGCAAGATGCTGTGAATACCGCCAAGGCTTTTAACGACATACTTAATTTTGATGGAGTGGTGTTGACCAAATTGGATGGCGATACCCGCGGAGGTGCAGCCCTATCTATACGAACGGTGGTGGATAAGCCTATTAAGTTTGTGGGTACCGGTGAAAAAATGGAAGCCCTCGATGTGTTTTATCCTTCGCGTATGGCCGACCGCATTTTGGGAATGGGCGATATTGTTTCGTTGGTTGAACGTGCCCAAGAGCAGTTTGATGCCAAGGAAGCAGCCGAGTTGCAAAAGAAAATAGCTAAGGACAAGTTTAACTTTAACGACTTTGTTCAACAATTGCAGCAGATTAAAAAAATGGGCAACATGAAGGATTTGGTTGGCATGATTCCTGGAATGGGCAAGGCCTTGAAGGATGTGGAAATTGATAACAAAGCATTTGATAAAATTGAGGCCATCATTAAGTCGATGACCCCTTACGAGCGCGAGAACCCCGATCAAATAAGTGGCAGCCGTAGAAAACGAATAGCAGGTGGTAGTGGAAACGATATTGCTGAAGTAAACAAATTGCTCAAGCAATTTGAAGAAACCAGGAAAATGATGAAAGCCTTTACTACTGGCAACATGAAGGGAATGGCACAGAATATGAAACCACGCAGGTAG
- a CDS encoding Mrp/NBP35 family ATP-binding protein produces the protein MIKEEEVWDALRQVDDPDLKKDLVTLGMVKDLKIEGKKVSFTVVLTTPACPMKDLIRNACINAIVHLVDKEALVDVLMTANTTGKSESTEESLKDVKNIIAIASGKGGVGKSTVATNLAIALAQTGAKVGLIDADIFGPSIPIMFGMEHEVPAVVEKNGKQLMVPAEKYGVKLLSIGFIADPNQAVVWRGPMASRALKQLITDADWGELDYLLVDLPPGTSDIHLTLVGSVPLTGAVIVSTPQQVAIADARKAIAMFRIPSINVPIIGLVQNMAYFTPAELPDNKYYLFGKDGGIALAKELSIPFAGEIPIVQSICDGGDKGTPLILDDTHPASLAFYTIAGNIAQQIAIRNARILN, from the coding sequence GTGATAAAAGAAGAAGAAGTATGGGATGCCCTAAGGCAGGTAGATGACCCTGATTTAAAAAAGGATTTGGTCACCCTTGGTATGGTGAAAGACCTTAAAATTGAAGGCAAGAAAGTTTCATTTACCGTAGTGCTTACTACTCCGGCATGTCCCATGAAAGACTTGATTCGAAATGCATGTATTAACGCAATTGTGCATTTGGTAGACAAAGAGGCCCTGGTTGATGTGCTAATGACGGCAAATACCACCGGAAAATCTGAATCGACCGAAGAAAGTTTAAAAGATGTAAAAAACATAATTGCCATTGCCAGCGGCAAGGGCGGAGTTGGAAAGAGCACCGTAGCCACTAACCTGGCTATAGCTTTGGCACAAACAGGTGCTAAGGTTGGATTAATTGATGCCGATATATTTGGACCTAGCATACCAATTATGTTTGGTATGGAGCATGAGGTTCCGGCCGTGGTCGAAAAGAATGGCAAACAACTTATGGTGCCTGCCGAAAAATATGGAGTAAAATTATTATCCATTGGATTTATTGCCGACCCTAATCAGGCAGTAGTTTGGCGCGGCCCTATGGCATCGCGTGCATTAAAACAGCTAATTACAGATGCTGATTGGGGCGAATTGGATTATCTGCTGGTTGATTTGCCTCCAGGCACAAGTGATATCCATCTTACACTTGTTGGATCGGTGCCGCTAACCGGTGCTGTTATAGTAAGCACTCCGCAGCAAGTAGCGATCGCCGATGCACGAAAAGCAATTGCCATGTTTCGTATTCCTTCTATTAACGTACCTATTATTGGCCTTGTGCAAAACATGGCCTATTTTACTCCGGCTGAATTGCCTGACAATAAATATTACTTGTTTGGAAAAGACGGGGGAATCGCACTAGCCAAAGAATTATCTATTCCTTTTGCTGGCGAAATTCCAATTGTGCAAAGCATTTGCGATGGCGGAGACAAAGGCACTCCTCTAATTTTGGATGACACACATCCTGCTTCGCTTGCATTTTATACCATTGCCGGAAATATTGCACAACAAATAGCTATACGTAATGCACGTATACTTAATTAA
- a CDS encoding carboxypeptidase-like regulatory domain-containing protein, with translation MMRKLYLILLIFMGSFAAVHAQLNEGSIKGKVVDATTNEPLPFASVVAELNGNLAGSSQTDFDGNYTIKPLNPGKYSIKASYVGYQSAQINGVVVSSGKITFTDIKMGKGAVDINAVTITEYKVPVIDKGNPSTQATITAQDIKAAPVRDVKSLATTTAGVFQKKEGDDINVRGSRVMPPITSSMVYV, from the coding sequence ATGATGCGAAAACTGTACCTTATCTTGCTAATTTTTATGGGATCTTTTGCTGCGGTACATGCCCAGCTTAACGAAGGTTCGATAAAGGGAAAAGTAGTAGATGCTACTACAAATGAGCCACTGCCATTTGCCAGCGTGGTTGCCGAACTAAATGGAAACCTTGCCGGAAGTTCGCAAACCGACTTTGATGGTAATTATACCATCAAGCCTTTAAACCCCGGAAAGTACTCCATTAAAGCTTCGTATGTGGGCTATCAAAGCGCACAGATAAACGGAGTGGTAGTATCATCGGGTAAAATTACTTTTACCGATATCAAGATGGGCAAGGGTGCGGTAGATATCAATGCCGTAACCATTACAGAGTACAAGGTTCCTGTAATTGATAAAGGTAACCCTTCTACCCAGGCTACAATTACGGCACAAGATATCAAAGCAGCTCCGGTGCGTGATGTCAAATCGTTAGCCACTACTACTGCCGGGGTGTTTCAAAAGAAAGAAGGAGATGATATAAATGTACGTGGTTCCAGGGTAATGCCACCGATTACTTCATCGATGGTATACGTGTAA